One Bufo gargarizans isolate SCDJY-AF-19 chromosome 4, ASM1485885v1, whole genome shotgun sequence DNA window includes the following coding sequences:
- the TPBG gene encoding trophoblast glycoprotein, which translates to MPSFHVPSLLELWRRGSGLRNMKGSLLLVIVFVQALGSVWSQSEQQTQCPKSCECSDAARTVKCVNKSLKEVPKNLPSYVKNLFITYNNIHNVQEGSFNEVLTNLTNLSLSSNHLQELGRNTFRNLPGLQHLDLSNNKLANISDLSFQVGGGLSSPLLELNLRSALFNESMIFFVAGALQNGSLSNLQKLSLSGNNLMYLPTDMFASLPSLTHLDLSNNSLVSLRSGIFTNLDSLDTLDLRNNSLKNLRNATLLDFSSQPALSVFLKDNSWVCTCEIEPFLNWLKDMTIVKDSSSLLCSEPEKMRNISLLSVKISELECPPYPDDTSLQTSYVFLGIVLALIGVIFLLVLYLNRKGIKKWIYNIRDACRDHMEGYHYRYEINADPRLTNLSTNSDV; encoded by the coding sequence ATGCCTTCCTTCCATGTACCCTCTTTGTTGGAACTCTGGAGGAGGGGGTCTGGACTAAGAAATATGAAGGGGTCGCTATTACTAGTCATAGTGTTTGTGCAGGCTTTGGGTAGTGTATGGTCTCAGTCCGAACAACAGACTCAGTGCCCAAAATCATGCGAGTGTTCGGATGCAGCCCGGACTGTGAAATGTGTGAACAAGAGTCTAAAGGAGGTGCCCAAAAACCTCCCATCTTATGTGAAGAATCTCTTCATCACGTACAACAACATACACAATGTGCAGGAGGGATCCTTCAATGAAGTCTTAACAAACCTTACCAATCTCAGTCTAAGTAGTAACCACCTCCAGGAACTGGGCAGAAACACCTTCAGAAACCTTCCAGGTCTACAGCATCTGGATCTTAGTAACAATAAGTTGGCCAATATTAGCGACTTGTCCTTCCAAGTTGGTGGTGGCCTTAGCAGTCCACTGCTGGAGTTGAACCTCCGTAGCGCTCTCTTCAATGAGTCCATGATCTTCTTCGTGGCTGGTGCCCTGCAGAATGGATCGTTAAGTAACCTCCAGAAGCTAAGCTTGAGTGGGAACAATCTAATGTACTTGCCAACGGATATGTTCGCTTCATTGCCCAGCCTCACACACCTTGACCTGAGCAACAATTCCCTGGTCAGTCTCCGATCTGGGATTTTCACCAACCTTGACAGCCTTGACACTTTGGATCTGAGAAATAACTCTTTAAAAAACCTAAGGAATGCAACACTTTTAGATTTTTCCAGTCAACCTGCTTTGTCTGTGTTCCTCAAGGACAACAGCTGGGTCTGCACCTGTGAAATTGAACCTTTTCTTAACTGGCTCAAGGACATGACAATAGTGAAGGATTCATCCAGCTTGCTTTGCTCCGAGCCAGAGAAGATGAGGAACATTTCATTGCTTTCAGTTAAAATCTCTGAGCTTGAGTGCCCACCATATCCAGATGACACCAGCTTACAAACCTCCTATGTTTTTCTGGGTATCGTGCTAGCCCTCATCGGAGTGATCTTTCTGCTCGTCTTGTATCTGAACAGGAAAGGGATTAAAAAGTGGATTTACAACATCAGAGATGCATGCAGAGATCACATGGAGGGCTATCACTACAGATACGAGATCAATGCAGATCCCAGGCTGACAAACTTAAGCACAAACTCTGatgtataa